In one window of Polaromonas naphthalenivorans CJ2 DNA:
- a CDS encoding enoyl-CoA hydratase-related protein, which translates to MSQLQTLSVTRRATGIAQVAMARPAVFNAFDEVMIAELDAVFAELGADPAVRVIVLAGEGKHFSAGADLKWMQRASAASREWNLDDARRFAAMLSRIENCPKPTLARVQGAALGGGVGLACVCDIAIAADNASFAVSEAKFGILPAVIGPYLTNAVGKRQALRLALTTTRIAAPEALAIGLVQQVVALDQLDAAIDATVKELLVGGPNSQREIKALYARFEVGEVTPKVRELTAQTISRVRGTDEAREGFAAFLGKRPANWISE; encoded by the coding sequence ATGAGTCAGTTGCAAACCTTGAGCGTGACGCGCCGCGCCACGGGCATCGCGCAGGTCGCGATGGCGCGCCCGGCGGTGTTCAATGCCTTCGATGAGGTGATGATTGCCGAGCTGGACGCCGTCTTTGCCGAACTGGGCGCCGACCCGGCGGTGCGCGTCATCGTGCTGGCCGGCGAAGGCAAGCACTTCAGCGCCGGCGCCGACCTGAAGTGGATGCAGCGCGCGAGCGCCGCCTCGCGCGAATGGAACCTGGACGATGCCCGCCGCTTTGCCGCCATGCTGTCGCGCATCGAGAACTGCCCCAAGCCCACGCTGGCGCGGGTGCAGGGCGCGGCGCTGGGCGGCGGGGTTGGCCTGGCCTGCGTCTGCGACATCGCCATCGCGGCGGACAACGCCAGCTTTGCGGTCAGCGAAGCGAAGTTCGGCATCCTGCCGGCCGTCATCGGCCCTTACCTGACCAATGCGGTCGGCAAGCGCCAGGCCCTGCGCCTGGCGCTGACGACCACCCGCATCGCCGCCCCTGAAGCGCTGGCCATCGGCCTGGTGCAGCAGGTGGTCGCGCTTGACCAGCTCGATGCCGCCATTGACGCCACGGTCAAGGAACTGCTGGTTGGCGGCCCGAATTCGCAGCGTGAGATCAAGGCGCTGTATGCCCGGTTTGAAGTGGGTGAAGTCACGCCCAAAGTGCGCGAGTTGACCGCCCAAACGATCAGCCGCGTGCGCGGCACCGACGAGGCGCGTGAGGGCTTTGCCGCTTTTCTGGGCAAACGGCCCGCTAACTGGATTTCCGAATGA
- a CDS encoding helix-turn-helix transcriptional regulator → MSSNILHASGLVPDTSILPLQTAELPPAGLQEPQVEEKNLFLAALGDRVRALRARRGMTRKAVSIAADVSERHLANLEYGEGNASILVLLQVARALHCSLAELIGDVTTSTPEWLLIRELLETRDDASLRRVRIAIGELLGTGSGNTTLCSRVALIGLRGAGKSTLGALLAEDLGFPFVELSREIEKFAGCSVSEIQALYGMNAYRRYERRALEETIQIYPEAVIATPGGLVSDPATFNQLLSHCTTVWLQADPEDHMKRVLAQGDLRPMAASKQAMEDLKGILAGRAAFYSKAQYKVDTSTQSLELSFQALREMVRKALQLPV, encoded by the coding sequence ATGTCAAGCAATATATTGCATGCATCAGGGTTAGTCCCTGATACCTCCATCCTTCCTCTTCAAACCGCCGAACTGCCGCCCGCCGGGCTTCAGGAGCCGCAGGTGGAGGAAAAAAATCTATTTCTCGCCGCCCTGGGTGACCGGGTTCGGGCGCTGCGGGCGCGGCGCGGCATGACACGCAAAGCCGTGTCGATTGCAGCCGACGTGTCTGAGCGGCATCTGGCGAACCTGGAGTATGGCGAAGGCAACGCGTCCATCCTGGTGCTGCTGCAGGTGGCCCGCGCGCTGCACTGCTCACTGGCCGAACTGATTGGCGATGTGACCACCTCGACGCCCGAATGGCTCTTGATTCGCGAACTGCTGGAAACGCGCGACGATGCCTCGCTGCGCCGCGTGCGCATCGCGATTGGCGAGTTGCTGGGAACGGGCAGCGGCAACACCACCCTCTGTTCGCGCGTGGCGCTGATCGGCCTGCGCGGGGCCGGAAAGTCCACGCTGGGCGCCCTGCTGGCCGAAGACCTGGGATTTCCGTTTGTCGAACTGAGCCGGGAAATCGAGAAGTTCGCGGGCTGCAGCGTCTCGGAAATCCAGGCGCTCTACGGCATGAATGCCTACCGCCGCTACGAACGCCGGGCGCTGGAAGAGACGATCCAGATCTACCCGGAAGCCGTCATTGCCACGCCCGGCGGCCTGGTGTCGGACCCGGCCACGTTCAACCAGCTGCTGTCCCACTGCACCACCGTCTGGCTGCAGGCCGACCCTGAAGACCACATGAAACGGGTGCTGGCGCAGGGTGACTTGCGGCCCATGGCGGCCAGCAAGCAGGCCATGGAAGACCTCAAGGGCATCCTGGCAGGTCGTGCCGCTTTCTACTCGAAGGCGCAGTACAAGGTCGATACCAGCACCCAGAGCCTGGAGCTGTCTTTCCAGGCCTTGCGCGAAATGGTGCGCAAGGCGCTTCAGTTGCCAGTTTGA
- a CDS encoding DUF4863 family protein: MSPTEFREQISQLTAQLAGRPLDAGLDAWLNAEHGVESDTYRQLKQACMTGVAEGWLCEREGGGIRYGRIFKPADDLHGFSVDVVDMQDIAGPHHAHPQGEIDLIMPLDDNAQFDGRPAGWLVYPPGSAHRPTVSSGRALVLYLLPQGSIEFTRH; the protein is encoded by the coding sequence ATGTCACCCACCGAATTTCGCGAACAGATTTCGCAATTGACTGCCCAGCTGGCTGGCCGCCCCCTGGATGCCGGTCTGGATGCCTGGCTCAATGCAGAGCATGGCGTCGAAAGCGACACGTATCGGCAACTGAAGCAAGCCTGCATGACCGGCGTTGCCGAGGGCTGGCTGTGCGAGCGCGAGGGCGGCGGCATCCGTTATGGCCGTATCTTCAAGCCGGCCGATGACCTGCACGGCTTTTCGGTCGATGTGGTGGACATGCAGGACATCGCCGGCCCGCACCATGCGCATCCGCAGGGCGAGATCGACCTGATCATGCCGCTGGACGACAACGCGCAATTCGATGGCCGCCCCGCCGGCTGGCTCGTTTATCCGCCGGGCAGCGCGCACCGGCCCACCGTGTCCAGCGGACGCGCCCTGGTGCTGTATCTCCTGCCGCAGGGCAGCATCGAATTCACCCGCCACTGA
- the boxC gene encoding 2,3-epoxybenzoyl-CoA dihydrolase, protein MTIASRVEYQTDPSQYKHWKLSFNGPVATLAVDIDENAGLRPGYKLKLNSYDLGVDIELNDAISRIRFEHPEVRTVVVTSAKEKVFCSGANIFMLGVSSHSWKVNFCKFTNETRNGLEDSSRYSGLKFLAAVNGACAGGGYELALACDEIILIDDRSSAVSLPEVPLLGVLPGTGGLTRVTDKRHVRHDLADLFCTSVEGVRGQKAKDWRLVDDIAKAVDFSQKVQTRALALAEQSDRPADGKGVVFKPLNRTVEADALRYSNVTVEIDRAKRTATWTVKAPTGAQPSSIAGIEALGADWFPLVMARELEDAILMMRTNELEIGTWLIKTEGDAAAVLAMDDVLLANQKHWLVRETIGLLRRTLSRLDLSSRSLFALIEPGSCFAGTYLELALACDRSYHLALPDDEDRAPKITVAETNFGLYPMVTDQSRLGRRFYDEAPALEAVRAKAGQPLDADAAFAIGLVTSNPDDIDWTDEVRIAIEERVSMSPDALTGMEANLRFNGTENMFTRIFGRLTAWQNWIFQRPNAVGEKGALKVYGKGDKSQFDWNRV, encoded by the coding sequence ATGACCATCGCCTCCCGCGTCGAGTACCAGACCGACCCTTCCCAATACAAGCACTGGAAGCTCAGCTTCAATGGCCCCGTCGCCACGCTGGCGGTGGACATCGACGAAAACGCCGGCTTGCGCCCCGGCTACAAGCTCAAGCTCAACAGCTACGACCTCGGGGTCGATATTGAACTGAACGACGCCATCAGCCGCATCCGTTTCGAGCACCCGGAAGTGCGCACCGTGGTGGTGACCAGCGCCAAAGAAAAAGTGTTCTGCTCCGGCGCCAACATCTTCATGCTGGGCGTGAGCAGCCACTCCTGGAAAGTGAACTTCTGCAAGTTCACCAACGAAACCCGCAACGGCTTGGAAGACTCGTCCCGCTACAGCGGCCTGAAGTTCCTCGCTGCGGTCAACGGCGCTTGCGCCGGCGGCGGTTACGAGCTGGCACTGGCCTGCGACGAGATCATCCTGATTGATGACCGCTCCAGCGCCGTCAGCCTGCCCGAAGTGCCTTTGCTCGGCGTGCTGCCCGGCACCGGCGGCCTGACCCGCGTGACCGACAAGCGCCATGTTCGCCACGACCTGGCCGACCTGTTCTGCACCAGCGTCGAAGGCGTTCGCGGCCAGAAGGCCAAGGACTGGCGCCTGGTCGATGACATTGCCAAGGCGGTCGATTTTTCGCAGAAGGTGCAGACCCGCGCCCTGGCGCTGGCCGAGCAGAGCGACCGGCCCGCCGACGGCAAGGGCGTGGTGTTCAAGCCGCTCAATCGCACGGTCGAAGCCGATGCGCTGCGCTATTCAAATGTGACGGTCGAGATCGACCGCGCCAAGCGCACCGCCACCTGGACGGTCAAGGCGCCCACGGGTGCGCAACCCTCAAGCATCGCCGGCATTGAAGCGCTGGGCGCCGACTGGTTCCCGCTGGTGATGGCGCGCGAACTGGAGGACGCCATCCTGATGATGCGCACCAACGAGCTGGAAATCGGCACCTGGCTGATCAAGACCGAAGGCGATGCGGCTGCCGTGCTGGCCATGGACGACGTGCTGCTGGCGAACCAGAAGCACTGGCTGGTGCGCGAGACCATCGGCCTGCTGCGCCGCACGCTGAGCCGCCTGGACCTGTCCTCGCGCAGCCTGTTCGCGCTGATCGAGCCGGGTTCGTGCTTTGCCGGCACCTACCTGGAACTCGCCCTGGCCTGCGACCGCAGCTACCACCTTGCCCTGCCCGACGACGAGGACCGTGCGCCCAAAATCACCGTGGCCGAGACCAATTTTGGCCTCTACCCGATGGTGACTGACCAGAGCCGCCTGGGCCGCCGTTTTTATGACGAAGCACCGGCGCTCGAAGCCGTGCGCGCCAAGGCGGGCCAGCCGCTGGATGCCGACGCCGCGTTTGCGATTGGCCTGGTCACGTCCAATCCGGACGACATCGACTGGACTGACGAGGTGCGCATTGCCATCGAGGAACGCGTGTCCATGTCGCCCGATGCACTGACCGGCATGGAAGCGAATTTGCGCTTCAACGGCACCGAGAACATGTTCACCCGCATTTTTGGCCGCCTGACCGCCTGGCAGAACTGGATTTTCCAGCGCCCGAACGCCGTCGGAGAAAAAGGCGCGCTCAAGGTCTATGGCAAGGGCGACAAGTCCCAGTTTGACTGGAACCGCGTCTAA
- the boxA gene encoding benzoyl-CoA 2,3-epoxidase subunit BoxA: MDMTEIHVIKQHLIDPEICIRCNTCEAICPVSAITHDSRNYVVDAEKCNFCMACISPCPTGSIDNWRTMPRVKAYSLDAQLGWDELPPELTPEELAAEGVAAGAVPDIEPVSPSLPAASNGEAVFNSAQYGATLPPWSAAHAYVNLYGPKTAEKSVTATVTGNVRVTEVGSDDYDTHHIVLDFGKMPFPVLEGQSIGIIPPGVDASGRPHFARQYSIASPRNGERPGYNNLSLTIKRVLEDHQGRPVRGVGSNYMCDLRVGDTVQVMGPFGTSFLMPNHPRSNIVMICTGTGSAPMRAMTEWRRRLRKSGKFEEGKLMLFFGARTQEELPYFGPLQNLPKDFIDINFAFSRTPGAPKRYVQDVMRERAADLALLLQDANTCFYVCGLKSMEEGVVLALRDVAQQAGLNWDAVGAALKTEGRLHLETY, encoded by the coding sequence ATGGACATGACCGAAATACACGTGATCAAGCAGCACTTGATCGACCCTGAAATCTGCATTCGCTGCAACACCTGCGAAGCCATTTGCCCGGTCAGCGCCATCACGCATGATTCGCGCAATTACGTGGTGGATGCCGAAAAATGCAATTTCTGCATGGCCTGCATCTCTCCGTGCCCGACCGGCTCGATTGACAACTGGCGCACCATGCCGCGCGTCAAGGCCTACAGCCTGGACGCGCAACTGGGCTGGGACGAGTTGCCGCCCGAACTCACGCCCGAGGAACTTGCCGCCGAAGGCGTCGCCGCCGGCGCGGTGCCCGACATCGAGCCGGTTTCACCTTCGTTGCCTGCCGCCAGCAATGGCGAAGCGGTGTTCAACAGTGCCCAGTACGGCGCGACCCTGCCGCCGTGGTCGGCCGCGCATGCCTACGTCAACCTGTACGGGCCGAAAACGGCCGAAAAATCAGTCACCGCCACCGTCACCGGCAATGTCCGGGTGACCGAGGTCGGCAGCGACGATTACGACACGCACCACATCGTGCTGGACTTCGGGAAAATGCCGTTTCCGGTGCTCGAAGGCCAGTCCATCGGCATCATTCCGCCGGGCGTTGACGCCAGCGGCCGGCCGCATTTTGCGCGCCAGTATTCGATTGCCAGCCCGCGCAACGGCGAGCGGCCCGGCTACAACAACCTCTCGCTGACGATCAAGCGCGTGCTCGAAGACCATCAGGGCAGGCCGGTGCGCGGCGTGGGGTCGAACTACATGTGCGATTTGCGGGTCGGCGACACGGTACAGGTGATGGGGCCGTTTGGCACGAGCTTCCTGATGCCCAATCATCCGCGCTCCAACATCGTGATGATCTGCACCGGCACCGGCAGCGCGCCCATGCGCGCGATGACCGAATGGCGCCGCCGCCTGCGCAAGTCCGGCAAGTTCGAGGAAGGCAAGCTGATGCTGTTTTTTGGCGCCCGCACCCAGGAAGAACTGCCTTACTTCGGACCCTTGCAAAACCTGCCCAAGGATTTTATCGACATCAACTTTGCGTTCTCGCGCACGCCCGGCGCGCCCAAGCGCTACGTGCAGGACGTGATGCGCGAGCGCGCCGCCGACCTGGCCCTGCTGCTGCAGGACGCCAATACCTGCTTTTACGTCTGCGGCCTCAAGAGCATGGAAGAAGGCGTGGTGCTGGCCCTGCGCGACGTGGCGCAGCAGGCCGGCCTGAACTGGGATGCCGTGGGCGCAGCGCTCAAGACAGAAGGCCGGCTGCATCTGGAGACGTATTGA
- a CDS encoding 3,4-dehydroadipyl-CoA semialdehyde dehydrogenase: protein MTELLSNYLVGRWQAGTGAGTALFDPVLGTELVRVDATGLDLSAGFDFAREQGGTALRALTYRERAALLGAALKVLQANRDAYYEIATANSGTVKNDSAVDIDGGLFTLGTYARMGDALGERRFMLDGDMARLGKDPLFQSQHVLTSTRGVALFINAFNFPAWGLWEKAAPALLSGVPVIIKPATATAWLTQRMVRDVVDAGIFPPGALSVVCGSSAGLMDQLQPFDVVSFTGSAETAAVIRSHPAVVQRSVRVNIEADSLNSALLLPGEAAGSPAFELLVKEVAREMTVKSGQKCTAIRRVFVPEALYASVAEALSARLAKTTVGNPRNDTVRMGALVSRSQLAAVRDGLAHLTAQAEILHDGSRHALVDADAALACCVGPTLLGTRDASGSDGADRIHDTEVFGPVATLLPYRDIAHALALVRRGQGSLVTSLYGSDAAALASAALELADSHGRVHVISPDVGALQTGHGNVMPQSLHGGPGRAGGGEELGGLRALNFYHRRSAVQASTDVLAHLRTPSAA from the coding sequence ATGACCGAACTGCTTTCCAATTACCTGGTCGGCCGCTGGCAGGCTGGCACCGGCGCGGGCACTGCGCTGTTTGACCCGGTGCTGGGCACCGAACTCGTGCGCGTCGATGCCACCGGACTCGACCTGAGCGCCGGCTTTGACTTTGCCCGCGAACAAGGCGGCACGGCCCTGCGCGCCCTCACCTATCGCGAGCGCGCCGCCCTGCTGGGCGCGGCACTCAAGGTGCTGCAGGCCAACCGCGATGCCTACTATGAGATCGCCACGGCCAACAGCGGCACGGTGAAGAATGACTCTGCCGTGGACATTGACGGCGGCCTGTTCACGCTGGGCACCTATGCCAGGATGGGTGACGCACTGGGCGAGCGCCGTTTCATGCTCGACGGCGACATGGCGCGACTGGGCAAAGACCCGCTGTTCCAGTCGCAGCATGTGCTGACATCCACGCGCGGCGTGGCGCTGTTCATCAACGCCTTCAACTTTCCTGCCTGGGGCCTGTGGGAAAAAGCCGCGCCGGCCCTGCTGTCAGGCGTGCCGGTCATCATCAAGCCCGCCACCGCGACCGCCTGGCTGACCCAGCGCATGGTCAGGGACGTGGTCGATGCGGGCATTTTCCCGCCGGGCGCGCTGTCGGTTGTGTGCGGCAGTTCGGCCGGGCTGATGGACCAGCTGCAGCCCTTCGATGTGGTGTCGTTCACCGGATCGGCCGAAACGGCGGCGGTGATCCGTTCGCACCCGGCCGTGGTGCAGCGCTCGGTGCGCGTCAACATCGAGGCCGACAGCCTGAACTCGGCCTTGCTGCTGCCGGGCGAGGCAGCCGGCAGTCCGGCCTTTGAGTTGCTGGTCAAGGAAGTGGCGCGCGAGATGACGGTCAAGTCGGGCCAGAAATGCACGGCCATTCGCCGCGTTTTCGTTCCCGAGGCTCTGTACGCATCGGTTGCAGAAGCACTTTCCGCGCGCCTGGCCAAGACCACGGTGGGCAACCCACGCAACGACACCGTACGCATGGGCGCGCTGGTCAGCCGCAGCCAGCTGGCCGCAGTGCGCGACGGCCTGGCGCATCTGACGGCGCAAGCGGAAATCCTGCACGACGGCAGCCGCCATGCGCTGGTTGATGCCGATGCGGCGCTGGCCTGCTGCGTCGGACCGACACTGCTGGGCACGCGCGATGCCAGCGGAAGCGATGGCGCCGACCGCATCCACGACACCGAGGTCTTTGGCCCGGTGGCCACGCTGCTGCCTTATCGCGACATCGCCCACGCGCTGGCGCTGGTGCGCCGGGGACAGGGTTCGCTGGTGACCTCTCTCTATGGCAGCGATGCTGCCGCGCTGGCGAGCGCTGCACTCGAATTGGCCGACAGCCACGGCCGGGTGCATGTGATCTCGCCCGACGTGGGCGCACTGCAGACCGGCCACGGCAACGTCATGCCGCAGTCGCTGCATGGCGGGCCGGGCCGCGCGGGTGGCGGCGAGGAACTGGGCGGCCTGCGCGCCCTGAATTTCTACCACCGCCGCAGCGCCGTGCAGGCCAGTACCGACGTGCTGGCGCATCTGCGGACGCCTTCAGCGGCCTGA
- the boxB gene encoding benzoyl-CoA 2,3-epoxidase subunit BoxB yields MSSINYSEKIPNNVNLSDDRTLQRALEQWQPNFISWWDDVGPEGSTNMDVYLRTAVSVDPNGWAQFGHVKMRDYRWGVFLNPGEADRTIHFGDHKGEKAWQDVPGEHRANLRRIIVTQGDTEPASVEQQRHLGLTAPSMYDLRNLFQVNVEEGRHLWAMVYLLHKHFGRDGREEAEGLLERRSGDANNPRILAAFNEKTPDWLSFFMFTYFTDRDGKYQLCALAESAFDPLARTTKFMLTEEAHHMFVGESGISRVIQRTAQKMNELKTDDVGKLRAAGVIDLPTIQRYINFHFSVTIDLFGADESSNAATFYSSGLKGRYEEGKRVDDHVLKGQTYKVIEAKDGQLVEKEVPMLNALNEVLRDDYIKDSISGVERWNKVLDKAGIPVHLRVPHKAFHRNIGALSGVKVSPDGRVVSEAEWNASVDQWLPSNEDRAYVASLMGRCVEPGKFANWIAPPVMGINRQPVDFDYVRFN; encoded by the coding sequence ATGTCCAGCATTAATTACAGCGAAAAGATTCCCAACAACGTCAACCTGAGCGACGACCGCACATTGCAGCGCGCGCTTGAGCAGTGGCAGCCCAATTTCATCAGCTGGTGGGACGATGTCGGCCCCGAAGGCTCGACCAACATGGATGTGTACCTGCGCACGGCCGTTAGCGTCGATCCGAACGGCTGGGCGCAGTTTGGCCACGTCAAGATGCGCGACTACCGCTGGGGCGTTTTCCTGAACCCCGGCGAAGCCGACCGCACCATCCACTTTGGCGACCACAAGGGCGAAAAGGCCTGGCAGGACGTTCCCGGCGAGCACCGCGCCAACCTGCGCCGCATCATCGTGACGCAGGGCGACACCGAGCCGGCATCCGTCGAGCAGCAGCGCCACCTCGGCCTGACCGCGCCCAGCATGTACGACCTGCGCAATCTGTTTCAGGTCAACGTCGAGGAAGGCCGCCACCTGTGGGCGATGGTTTACCTGCTGCACAAGCATTTCGGCCGCGACGGCCGCGAAGAAGCCGAGGGCCTGCTGGAGCGCCGCAGCGGCGACGCCAACAACCCGCGCATCCTGGCGGCTTTCAACGAGAAGACGCCCGACTGGCTGAGCTTTTTCATGTTCACCTACTTCACCGACCGCGACGGCAAGTACCAGCTCTGCGCGCTGGCCGAAAGCGCTTTTGACCCGCTGGCCCGCACGACCAAGTTCATGCTGACCGAGGAAGCGCATCACATGTTCGTCGGCGAAAGCGGCATTTCCCGCGTCATCCAGCGCACCGCGCAAAAGATGAACGAGCTGAAAACCGACGACGTGGGCAAGCTGCGCGCCGCCGGCGTGATTGACCTGCCGACCATCCAGCGCTACATCAACTTCCACTTCAGCGTCACCATCGACCTGTTCGGCGCCGACGAGTCGAGCAATGCCGCCACCTTCTACAGCTCGGGCCTGAAGGGCCGCTACGAAGAAGGCAAGCGCGTCGATGACCATGTGCTCAAGGGCCAGACCTACAAGGTGATTGAAGCCAAAGACGGCCAGCTGGTCGAAAAAGAAGTGCCGATGCTCAACGCGCTCAATGAAGTGCTGCGCGACGACTACATCAAGGACTCCATCTCGGGCGTCGAGCGCTGGAACAAGGTGCTGGACAAGGCCGGCATCCCCGTTCACCTGCGCGTGCCACACAAGGCTTTCCACCGCAATATCGGCGCGCTGTCGGGCGTGAAGGTGTCGCCCGATGGCCGCGTGGTGTCCGAGGCCGAATGGAACGCGTCGGTCGATCAGTGGCTGCCGAGCAACGAAGACCGGGCCTATGTCGCCAGCCTGATGGGCCGCTGCGTCGAGCCGGGCAAGTTCGCCAACTGGATTGCGCCGCCCGTCATGGGTATCAACCGCCAGCCGGTGGACTTCGACTACGTGCGTTTTAATTGA
- a CDS encoding 3-hydroxyacyl-CoA dehydrogenase encodes MTTLDLNGVPVLVVGAGIMGVGIAQVAAQAGHAVMLHDMREGAASQAKAKLARSLEALVAKGRLKADAVAQTLSRIRPIWALEEAVSAGLVVEAIVEKLDAKRALFQQLEAILAADCVLATNTSSISVTAIANGLQHPARLVGMHFFNPVPLMQLVEVVSGLQTAPAVAEAIFELCKVWGKVPVHARSTPGFIVNRIARPYYAETLALLHEQAATPAVLDACLRAAGFRMGPCELMDLIGHDTNFSVTNSVYEANFHDKRFVPSLVQRELVDGGLLGRKSGRGFYDYADGAAKPAVAALESAALPPAQALGVHGRGPVAERLAATLAQAGRAFHRDEGSDWVGLAVDGAMLRLTDGRPASQLGADVAVFDLPLSPATGIALAWAPSCRASAAWVEQASHWLLALGFNPQRIADAPGLVVARTIAMLINEAMDAVQQGVCTPEGADAAMKLGVNYPAGPFEWLARWDAGAVIGLLDALDGFYRGERYRVSPALRQRAWQQAPRQAELATA; translated from the coding sequence ATGACAACTCTTGACTTGAACGGCGTGCCGGTGCTGGTGGTCGGCGCCGGCATCATGGGCGTCGGCATTGCGCAGGTCGCGGCGCAGGCCGGCCATGCCGTGATGCTGCACGACATGCGCGAAGGCGCAGCCAGCCAAGCAAAGGCGAAACTTGCCAGAAGCCTGGAGGCGCTGGTGGCCAAAGGCCGGCTGAAGGCTGACGCCGTGGCGCAAACGCTGTCGCGCATCAGGCCGATTTGGGCGCTTGAAGAGGCTGTTTCGGCGGGCCTGGTGGTCGAGGCGATTGTCGAAAAGCTCGATGCCAAGCGCGCGCTGTTCCAGCAGCTCGAAGCCATCCTTGCCGCCGATTGCGTGCTGGCGACCAACACCTCGTCAATCTCGGTCACGGCCATTGCCAACGGGCTGCAGCATCCGGCCCGCCTCGTGGGCATGCACTTCTTCAATCCGGTGCCGCTCATGCAACTGGTCGAGGTGGTGTCCGGCCTGCAGACGGCGCCTGCGGTGGCCGAAGCGATTTTTGAACTCTGCAAGGTCTGGGGCAAGGTGCCGGTGCATGCGCGTTCGACGCCGGGTTTCATCGTCAACCGCATTGCCCGGCCTTACTATGCCGAAACGCTGGCCCTGCTGCATGAGCAGGCCGCCACGCCCGCTGTGCTCGATGCCTGCCTGCGCGCCGCCGGCTTTCGCATGGGGCCGTGCGAGTTGATGGACCTGATTGGCCACGACACCAATTTCTCGGTGACGAATTCGGTCTACGAGGCCAATTTTCACGACAAGCGTTTCGTGCCGTCGCTGGTGCAGCGCGAGCTGGTCGATGGCGGCTTGCTGGGCCGCAAATCGGGTCGCGGTTTTTATGATTACGCGGACGGTGCGGCCAAGCCCGCCGTCGCCGCTTTGGAATCCGCTGCGCTGCCGCCTGCGCAAGCGTTGGGCGTGCACGGGCGGGGGCCGGTGGCCGAGCGTCTGGCCGCCACGCTGGCGCAGGCTGGCCGTGCGTTTCACCGCGATGAAGGCAGCGACTGGGTCGGTCTGGCCGTGGACGGCGCCATGCTGCGCCTGACCGATGGCCGGCCCGCCTCGCAACTGGGCGCTGATGTGGCGGTGTTTGATCTGCCGCTGTCGCCAGCGACCGGCATCGCCCTGGCCTGGGCGCCATCTTGCCGCGCCAGTGCGGCCTGGGTGGAGCAGGCTTCGCACTGGCTGCTGGCGCTGGGTTTCAACCCGCAGCGCATCGCCGATGCGCCCGGCCTGGTGGTGGCCAGAACCATCGCCATGCTGATCAATGAAGCCATGGACGCCGTGCAGCAAGGCGTCTGCACCCCGGAAGGGGCCGACGCGGCGATGAAGCTGGGCGTGAACTACCCGGCCGGGCCGTTTGAGTGGCTGGCGCGCTGGGATGCCGGCGCGGTCATTGGCCTGCTCGATGCCCTGGATGGGTTTTACCGGGGCGAGCGCTACCGCGTCAGCCCGGCCTTGCGCCAGCGTGCCTGGCAACAGGCGCCGAGGCAGGCCGAGTTGGCGACCGCATGA